Sequence from the Lysobacter capsici genome:
TGCGCCGCTCCTACAGGGGGATACGCGACATAGCGGACGTGTTGGTGGCGCGCGGGCGCGGCCCCGCGGGAAACGACGGCTCACGCGGAACGACGCTCATCCTGCACGCCGCCCTTCGGGTGTGGCGTTGCTAACGCGAGTTACAAGCCTCGCAGCGCTGGATGAACTGCCCGGCTTCAAGCCCGAGCAAAAGCGACATGATCTACCTGTAGGAGCGGCGCAAGCCGCGACCGCGCTGTGGCCGATTGCGTCGTCGCTGCGAGGTGGTGGTGATGTCACGCTAGCCGCGACGATTTGCGTCGTGGTCGCTCTGTCGCGGTCGCGGCTTGCGCCGCTCCTACAGGGGGATACGCGACATAGCGGACGTGTTGGTGGCGCGCGGGCGCGGTCCCGCGGGAACCGGCGGCTCACGCGGGACGGCGATCAGTCGCGCAGCAACGCCTTCACCACCGCCTCGGGCTGTTTCATCCAGGCGAAATGATCGGCTCGCACGCCCAGGTCGTTCGCGCCCAGTTCGATCGCTTCGACCTGCGCGCGCGGCAGTTTCGACAGCAGGAAGTCCTGCGAAGCGCGCGGTACCAGCCAGTCGTTGACCATGCGCACGACGCGCAGATCGACCTCGACCTGGGCCATGCCGGCTTCCATGTCGGCGTCGATGCCGGGCGCGGCGTAGCGGCCGCTCAAGGCGGTGCGGGCCCAGTCCGCGATCAGGCTGCGCGCTTCGTTGCCGCCGAAGCCGATGCGGCGGCCGGGCAGGGTGCCGTTGACCTGCGACAGCCACGGCAGGAAGCGGTAGATCATCGGCATCGCCAGGCGCCGCGGCATCGGCCAGGTCGGCCAGTACGGCGCGCCGCTGGCGGTCAGCCACAGGCGGGTCGGGATCGTCGGGTCGTTCTGCAGCTTCGCCAAGCCGAGCCGCATGCAGGCCATCTGCCCGCCGAGACTGTGGCCGCCGATGATGCGCGGCACGCCGGGCAGCGCGCGCGCGACCGCGGCCTCGCTGACCGGCAGATCGTCCAGCAGCAAGTTGCGATAGCCCCAGTCGCTGCGGCGGCTAGCGCGCTGGTTGCTGCTGCCGTTGCCGCGCCATTCGTGGACGAACACAGCGATGCCGCGCGCCGCCAATGCGTGCGCGAACGGCAGGTAGTGGCGCGCGGCGACGCCGAGCGCGGGCAACCACAGCAGGCTCGCGCTGGGACGCGGCGGGATCGAAGCGATCAGCGACCAACGATGGCCGTCGGCCGCGCGCAGCGAGCGTTCTTCGGCGACGGTCGACTCAAGCACGCGGCGCGGCTCCGAAGTGATCGAGCACCAGCACCTCGCTGCGGCCGGGTCGATAGCCCAGGCGTAATGCGTCATGCACATAGTCGGCCGCGGCGACGCAACTGTCGGCGAGCGTGCGGCCCAGGCATAGATTCGCGGCCACCGCCGAAGCCAGGGTGCAGCCGGTGCCGTGCGCGTCGAGTTGCAGGCGCGGATGCGCGATCTCGCGCGCTTCGCCGGGGATGGCGAACAGGTCGACCACGTCGGCCACATCGTCGCGGTCGGGCAGGTGCCCGCCCTTGAGCAGCACCGCGCGCGCGCCGAGCGCGAACAGGCCGTCGAGCGCGCCGTGCATGGCCGCGCGATCGGCGATGGCGCGGCCGAGCAGCA
This genomic interval carries:
- a CDS encoding alpha/beta hydrolase family protein, producing the protein MLESTVAEERSLRAADGHRWSLIASIPPRPSASLLWLPALGVAARHYLPFAHALAARGIAVFVHEWRGNGSSNQRASRRSDWGYRNLLLDDLPVSEAAVARALPGVPRIIGGHSLGGQMACMRLGLAKLQNDPTIPTRLWLTASGAPYWPTWPMPRRLAMPMIYRFLPWLSQVNGTLPGRRIGFGGNEARSLIADWARTALSGRYAAPGIDADMEAGMAQVEVDLRVVRMVNDWLVPRASQDFLLSKLPRAQVEAIELGANDLGVRADHFAWMKQPEAVVKALLRD